A stretch of DNA from Sulfurovum sp. TSL6:
GAGCAGGGGATACCAAACGAACGTTGAAGATCAATCTTATTTCTGTATGGCTTGTCCGTATCATTCCTGCTTTTGTGTTGAGCTGGTATTTTGAGTCTATCTTGTTGGTCTATATAGCAATGATATCAGATACGTTTGTAAAAGCCACATGGCTCTGGAGGACTTTCGATAAAGGTGAATGGCAAAAGATAAAAGTCTAAACGATCTATTGTCCATTAGTACCTTTCTAAGTCTTACTTTACATCGTCCTTACATCTAAAAAACTTCCACTCTCATACTCCAGAAGTTGAGGGAAAATATTGATAAGATTTTTGGCTGCTTCCCCAGCTGTTTGGATAGGGTTCTCTTTCAATCTTTTGGCCGAGGGGAATAGGGTATCATCCACTTCTTCTATGATATGCTCAACCATAGGAGTACGGATAACCCCCGGTGCCAGTGCGGTAAAATGGATCTCGGGTAACTCTTTGGCATAGACACTGAGTAACATGTTTAGCGCGGCTTTAGAGAGTGAGTATGCACCCCAGCCTTTAGATCCATTCACTGCAGCACCTGAGCTTATCCCTATAACTTGTTTTACCTGTGCATGTTCATGGAGGGTGTCTATGAGTTCTTTGTTTGCCCAGACATTGACTTCCATTACTGCTTTGGCATCCATTAGATCTGTTTGAGAGAGTGTTTTTATGTCACCTAAGAGACCGGCATTAAGGATCACTATGTCAAATGAGCGGTGTTGAAAAAACTCTTTCAGTGTCGATTGGATCATAAAGGTTTCACTCAGGTCATAAGGGAAAAAGAAAAAATGAGGATAATGGTCAAGTTTTTTTGGAATGGTTTTACCTATGGCATAGACCGTGTCACCATTCTCCAAATATTTTGTAGCTAAAGCTTCACCCAACCCAGAACTCACACCCGTAATCAG
This window harbors:
- a CDS encoding SDR family NAD(P)-dependent oxidoreductase produces the protein MKNILITGVSSGLGEALATKYLENGDTVYAIGKTIPKKLDHYPHFFFFPYDLSETFMIQSTLKEFFQHRSFDIVILNAGLLGDIKTLSQTDLMDAKAVMEVNVWANKELIDTLHEHAQVKQVIGISSGAAVNGSKGWGAYSLSKAALNMLLSVYAKELPEIHFTALAPGVIRTPMVEHIIEEVDDTLFPSAKRLKENPIQTAGEAAKNLINIFPQLLEYESGSFLDVRTM